A stretch of DNA from Posidoniimonas polymericola:
GCGGCAAGGGGGGCATCCCGGGCGGCCCCTACCTCGAACGCAAGATGCTGATCGGCAAGGCGGTGTGCGTCTACTGGCCGCACTCGTTCGACCGGCTGCCGGGGACCTCGATCCCGTTCCCGCTGTTCCCCAACGTCCGCGACATGCGGCTGGTTCGTTAAACGCCAAGACGCGAAGCACCAACAATCGTCAAGGAGGACGATCAAAATGGCACTGCTAGAAGCCCGCGGGCTCGTTAAGTCGTACGGCCGCCGCCGCGTGGTGGACGGCGTGGAGTTTGAGGTCGAGCCGGGCGAGATCGTCGGCCTGCTGGGCCCGAACGGCGCCGGCAAGACCACCTCGTTCCGCATGACGTGCGGCATGGTCGAGCCCGACGCCGGGCGCGTGATGCTGTGCGGCAAGGAGGTCACCAACTGGCCGATGTTCCGCCGCGCACGCGAGGGCGGCATGGGCTACCTGGCCCAGGAGTCGAGCGTGTTCCGCAAGCTGTCGGTGCAGAACAACCTGCTGGGCGTGATGGAGATGCTCGGCGTCAACCGCCGCGAGCGGCGGCGACGCACCGAGGAGCTCATGGAGCAGTTCGGCATCACCAAGCTCCGCAAGAGCAAGGCGATGTCGCTGTCGGGCGGCGAGCGGCGGCGATTGGAGATCGCCCGCTGCCTGGTGTCCGACCCGAAGATCATCCTGCTGGACGAGCCGTTCACCGGGATCGACCCGGTCACGATCGACAACATCCAGGGCATCGTCCGCGACCTGCGGGACCGTGGGATCTCGATCCTGATCACCGACCACCAGGTCCGCGAAACGCTCGAGATCACCGACCGCAGCTACGTGGTGAGGGCGGGCAAGATCCTGTGCCACGGCCACCCCCAGGAGGTCCTGAGCAACCCGGACGCCAAACGGTACTACTTTGGCGAGGGGATCGAACTCGGCGCTGCGTAGTCGGGCACGCGGGCGGCGGAGCGGGTATATTGCATGTCCGTACCAATCGACTCCACCGACCCCAGGCCGATCGATGACCCTGCACCGTTTAGCGTTTGCCCCGTTGCTCCTGCTGCTGGCGACCTGCTGTTTCGCGGAAGACGCGACCAAACAGGTGATCCAGCTCCGCACCTACACGCTGGTCGACGCCGAGGCCGAGCAGCGGCTCGACGACTACCTCGAGAACGCCCTGCTCCCAGCGCTGAAGCGGCAAGGCATCGGGCCGGTTGGGGTGTTGACCCCCGCCGAAGCCGAAGCGGGCCAGCCGCCCCGCGTCATGCTCATCACTCCGGCCGACTCTTGGGCCGCGTTGCTCGACGCCGAGCGGCGGCTCGACGCCGACACCGAGTACCGCCAGGCGGCCAAGGACTACCTGGCCACGCCGGCCGACAAGCCGCTGGTAAAACGGATCACAAGCGAGCTGCTGATTGCCTTCGACGCCTGGCCGCAGACCTCCGTGCCGGAGCAGAAGCAGGCGGGCAAGGACCGGCTGTTCGAGCTGCGGACCTACGAGAGCCCGACCGAGGAGTTCGGCCGCCTGAAGGTCGAGATGTTCAATTCCGGCGAGATCCCGATATTCCTCGACTCGGGCATCAGCCCGGTGTTCATGGGGCAGGCCGTGGTCGGCGACAAGCTGCCCAACCTGACCTACCTGACCGTCTACGACGACGCCGACGCCCGCGACCTCGCGTGGAAGACCTTTGTCGAGCACGCCGACTGGCAGGTGCTCAAGGAGGTGAAGAAGTACCTGGGGACCGTGAGCAAGATCCACAAGAGCGACTGGAAGGCGAAGAGCTACTCGGAGCTGTAGCAAGGCTTCGCCGGCGGCACGCCGCACGCGGGACCATCGCCACCTGCAGTTCACCGCGAAATCATTGCTGAAAACCCCGGCATCAGCACCGTTTCCGGTTTAAATCCGCCGCTGTTTCTACCATAGAAGAGTGCAGACCTCGGCGCGGCGCAATGCCCGCCTACGGCGTTCCCACCGATTGGGCGTTTCTCATTCGGAAGGAGTTCTCATCAGCAGGGGCCTGCACCGGAACAGAAACATCTAGGCGGCCCGTTGGCGGGCGCGACGACAGGAGCCGGGCGATGGCGGCAGACAGGTGGATTGCGCGGTGCGCGGCGGCGTGCACGGTCGGCTGGGCTTGCTTTGGCGGGCCCGCGGCCCGGGGAGTCACGCTCCCGACGGTCAACCTCTCCAACAGCCAGGGGAGCTACGAGGGCGTCTACTTCGTCATCCGCGACGTCAATGCCGCGCCGCTGTCGGCGGCTCGGATCGCCCAAATCGAGGAGAGCTCGGTCAAGACGCGCGAGTTCTACGCGGCCAACTCCGGCGGGACCTACGACCTCCGCTACGCGCACATCCTGGACGTCCCGCTGACACTCGACAGCAACGGCCGCCGCATCGGCGACTGGATCGCCGACGCCGAGAACTACGTGCGTTCGCAGTACGGCATCGAGCCCGAGAGCTACCACGCCAACCTGTTCGACGTCAGCGGCACCACGCCCGACGAGGGCCAGGGCTGGTCCGGCCTGGCGTGGATCCCGAGCAACAACTACGCGGTGCAGCCCGACATCACGAGCAACTGGGGCCAGATTGTCGCCGACCACGAGCTGGGCCACCGCATCGGCGCCCCGCACGCCGGCGCGTGGCGGAGCATCAATGACGCCAACTACACGCCGTATGTCTACGACTACGACGCCGGCGCCTACGTCGAGTACAACCAGTCGGTGCACGGCTACCAGTCGACGCCGCTGGGCGTCCACCGCGATGAGTACGGCAACCCCTTCGACGTGATGGGCAACATCAGCCACGGGCACTTCAACGTGCACGAGAAGCTCAACAGCCTGCACTGGCTCACCGAAGACCAGGTCGCCGACCCGAACGAGCTGGAAGAGGGCGTCTACCGGATCTACGCCCACGACGACCAGCAGGCTTACTACAGCCGCCGCGACGACACCTACGGTGTGCAGGACGGCTACCACGCCGACCTGCTGTACGGGCTGACCTACGACCGGCGGGTAGTGGAGTACAACAACAGCCGCAACCGCTTCGGCTACAGCTTCCAGAACGTCACGCTGGAGTACCGGACCGGCAAGGACGGGCTGCAGTTCTACCTGGACGGCGCCGTGCTGGACCTGGACCCCGAGGGGGGCCTGGACCGCAACAACGGCGAGCGGGAGCTGGAGGTAGGTCAAACCATCCGCGAGATCGACTTCGGCACGGCGTTCTACCAAGGCGAAGAGGGCGTCGACTTCGCGGCACTAAGTTCCCCGCCGCCCCAGCGTCCTTGGGAGGTCATGTCCAGCTGGCTGGAGTTCGCCGTGCTGGGAACCGGCGCCGACTCGATTGGGAGCTATGTCGAGCTGGCGATTGGGACGGCCAACTACGCGGTCGAGACCGGCGTCTTTGCCGACCTCAACATCGACGGGCTGCTCGACCGGGCCGACTGGGACATCTTCACCGCCAACAGCGGCGTCGATCTGGACACGCTGACCTACACAAACCGCTACCTCCACGGCGATCTCGATTTCGACGGCGACAACGACTACCGCGACTTCCTGTTGTTCAAACTGAGCTACCTAGAGCTCAACGGCGCGGCGGCGTTCGCGAGCATGCTCGCCGTGCCCGAGCCGGGCGCGGGGGCGGGGCTGCTGATCCTGCTCTGGCTGGGCCAACGGCACAGGCTCCGCCGGCCGGAGGGCGACGCCGCAATTGCGGGCGAAACCCTCGAAAACGTCGGCTCGCTGGGATAACCTAGGGGAAGTTGCATCCCCGCTCTCCCAGCCGCGGCCGCGTGACCGGCGCTCGACAAGCATGCTGCTCGCTCAACACTCCTGGCCCGACGCGGTCGACTTCCTGGGCCTGGCCGCCACGTTCGGGCTGCTGGTGCTGGCCCCGGCCGTGGGCTACGTGCTGCTCTACCTCGACTACCGCGCGTACCTCCGCTCGCTGCGGCGGGCGCTGGTGGTGGTCCGCGGCTACGCGACCTCGCTGCCCGATTGGGTAATCCGCGACTCGCCCCCCTGCCTGGCGGCGTTGGGGTTGTCGCGCGGCTGCACCAAGGCCGACGTGCTGGCCGCCTACCGGACCAAGGTGAAGCACCTGCACCCCGACGCGGGCGGCAGCCGCACCGAGTTCGCCCGGCTGCAGCAGCACTTCGAGGACGCGATGACGTTGGTCGAGACGATAGGCGGGTGAGGCCCGCCGCGGGCCGCTAGCAGCGTTGGGCCCCCAGGAACCCGGGGCGGCGACCGCGGCAAACTCTGCTCTTGGCACGCACCGGCGGGGCTCGCTACGATGCGCCCCTGCGCCGGGGCCAGGACGGCCGCTAAGCCGGCGCAAGTTCGACACCATCGAAGCATCGATGCGACCCGGAAGGGAATCCCTATGAACCATCCGTCCGCGGCAACGCTCGGCGACCTCGCCAGGCTGGTGAACGGCCGCCTGGTCGGCGACGCCGACACCCTGATCTCCTCCGTTCACCCGCTGGACGACGCCGTCCCTGGCTGCCTGACCCTGGCCGACAACGACCAGCGGGCCAAGAGCCTGACGGATTCGCCCGCCGCCGCCGCGGTCGCCCCCGCCGACTGCGACCTGGGCGCCCTGCCCGGCATCCTCGTCGACGACGTGCACCAGGCGTTTGCGGCGATTGTGTCGCACTTCCGCCCCGCTCGGGTCCGCGAGCCGATCTCCCGGCACCCGCGGGCGGTCATCGCCGACACCGCCACGATCGACCCCACCGCGCAGGTGCTAGCAGGCGCCGTGATCGGCGAGGACGCGGATGTCGGCCCCGGGGTCGTCATCCACTCGAATACGGTTGTTGGCGCCGGCTGCCGGATCGGTGCGGGGACCCAGCTGTTCGCCAACGTCACGCTGTACGACGACGTTACCATCGGCCAGCGCTGCCTGGTGCACTCCGGCGCCGTGATCGGCGCCCACGGGTTCGGCTACTCGCAGCAGGATGGCTCGCACGTGCTCTCGGCTCAGCTCGGCTCGGTTGAGATCGGCGACGACGTCGACGTCGGCGCCGGGGCCACGATCGACCGCGGCGTCTACGGCCCGACCCGCATTGGCTCGGGCACCAAGATCGACAACCTCGTACAGATCGCCCACAACTGCCAGATCGGCCGCCACAACCTAATCTGCTCGCAGGTCGGCATCGCCGGCAGCACCTCGACCGGCGACTATGTCGTGATGGGCGGCCAGGTCGGCGTCCGCGACCACGTCACGATCGGCGACGGCGCCGTGCTGGGCGCAATGGCGGGCGTGAGCAACCACGTTGCCGCGGGGGCCCGCATGCTGGGGGCTCCAGCCGTGCCCGAACGTGTGCAGAAGCTGCAATTCGCCGCCATTGCGAAGCTGCCCGCCCTGCGGAAGGAATTCCGCCAACTGCGTCAGCTCGTTGCCGAGATGCAAGCCTCCCTAGACGACTCCACCGCGGATCAAGAGCCGCCCGCATCCGCGGAGCGCGCCGCGTGAGCGAGGTCCGCGTGCTAGCACACAAGCAACGCCAAACGATCGGGCTGATCGCCGCTTGGGGACGCTACCCGTTGGTGATCGCTGAGGCCCTCAAGGCGTCGGGACACCGGGTCTGCTGCGCGGCCGTGCGACGGCACGCGGCGCCCGAGCTCCGCGAGCTGTGCGACCACTTCCAATGGGTGGGCGCTGCAAGGATCGGCCAGGTAGTGCGGTGCTTCCGGCGCCACGGGGTCCAGACCGCCACGATGGCCGGCAAGATCCACAAGGTCGAGATGTACCAGCCGCTAGCGTGGCTTCGCTACACGCCCGACTGGACCACCATCAAGACCTTCTACCCCCATTTTGTGAGTCGCACCGCGGACCAACGGGACGACACGCTGCTCGGCGCCATCGTCGAAGCGTTCGCGGCCCGCGGCATCCAACTGGCGCCCGCCACCGACTTCGCCGAGGACCTGCTTGTGAAACCTGGACTGATCGCCGGCGCGCCGCTCTCGCCCTCCCGCCAGGCCGACGCCGAATTTGGCTGGAAGATGGCCAAAGAAATGGGCCGCCTCGATGTCGGCCAGAGCGTCTGCGTGAAGGACCGCTCGGTTATCGCTGTCGAGGCGGTCGAGGGGACCGACCTCTGCATCCAGCGGGCAGGCAAGCTGTGCCCGAAGGGCGGATTTACGGTGGTGAAGGTGGCTAAACCCCAGCAAGACATGCGGTTCGACGTGCCAACGGTCGGCCGCAAGACACTCGCTTCCATGCTGGCCGCTGGAGCCACCACACTGGTCATCGAGGCCGACAAAACCATCTTGCTCGACGAGACCGATTTCAGGGCCTTTGCCCGCCAGCATCAAATTAGTGTGCTGGCGATCAATTCCAGCACGGCTGCAGCGGCCGCCTGAGCCGATATTCTGCCTCTGGTCCGGTCAATCTCCGCGAAGAGCGTCGCAAGTCCTTCCAGGAATACACCTTACATCAACTCTTCACAGAATCGTTTCGGCCGGAATACCCGGACAGCGGGATTCTGAATTCGACGAAGTCGGCGCCAATTTTATTGAGGAAAACCGCCTACTCGTGTATGATCGGCTTAAAGGGCAGAGCCTGAAGGGTTTACCAAACCTGCAAGGTCAACGCGAAGTAAACAGGGCAGAGCAACAATGGCGGGCCGCTAGTGATCTGAAAGCCGACTTTTAGCTACTCGATTTCCCCAAGCAGCGCCACCGTGGCGTCGCTAGTACGGAAATCCCCCTCCTGGATAGCACTTCCTCGCTATCACTATGAGAAGTCGGTTGATCGTCAGCGTCTCGAAGGCATCTATGGCTTCGGCGCAACTCTCACCATCGATCGAATCATTGCTGGCGCCCCCGCCAGATTCTCCCGACAGCTGGGTGCTGGGAGCGAGTCCGCGTATTACGCAGATCGCCCGCCACGCCGAGAAGGCTGCCGAGGTGCAGTGCACCGTTCTTGTGACCGGCGAAACCGGCACCGGCAAAGAAGTTTGGGCCCGGGCCCTGCACCGCTTGAGCCGCCGCCGCGACAAGCCACTTGTGCCGGTCAACTGTGCGGCCCTCACCTCGACTCTCGCCGAGAGCCAACTCTTTGGTCACGAGAAGGGCGCATTTACGGGCGCCGCTGGCCAGAGCCTCGGTGTGTTCCGCGCCGCGAACGGCGGCGTTGTGTTCCTCGATGAAGTCGGCGAGATGCCGCTCGAGCTGCAGCCGAAACTGCTACGCGTGCTGCAGGAGTCCGAGGTGACGCCGGTTGGCGCCGCCCACCCCGAACGGATCAACGTGCAGGTGATCGCCGCCACCAACCGCGACCTAGAAGTCGAGGTGCAGGAAGGCCGATTCCGTGAAGACCTCTACTACCGCCTGAACATGGTAGAGTTACGCGTCCCGCCGTTGCGTGAGCGTGTGGAAGACATCCCGATGTTTGTCCGGTACTTCTCGCAGCGGTTCGCGGCCCGGTACGGACGCGACCTGTGGGAGCCCTCTGAGGTTGAGCTACGCGAGTTCTCGGAGTATTCGTGGCCCGGCAACATACGCCAGCTCGGCCACGTTATCGAACAGGCGTACGTGCTGGACTGCGAGCCCACCCTCCCCAATCGCCGCCAGGGACAAACCGAGGCCGCGGCGCTGCCGTTCACCGACCTCAACAAGCTCCGCGAGGTCGCCGTGAAGCAGGCGTTGCGATCGACGCAAGGTCACAAGGGCCGGGCCGCCAAGCTGCTGGGCGTGCACCCGAACACGATGACGCGGCTGCTGGCTCAGATCAAGCAGAACTCGCGGGATCAGTAGCCGCCGGCGCTGCCAGCGGTTCCGCTAGAGCCCGGATCCACTGGACAACGGCGACCAGCCCCGCTGACGCTGGCCGCCTCTTTCCTCGCTGTGAACAGCCCCCCGAGGATCCCCTGCTCCCCGTGACCAGTGCGCTCAGTTGCATTGAACTCGGCGAGCTGGGTAGGCAGCCCTAGCTCGACAGCAGGTCAGACCGATCGTCACGGGCTGTGAGCAACCCGCAGGGCCGCAACCTGCTCAGCAGCGGTAAGGGCACCGATATATCGGTCCATCCGGGTTTTCCGTGGTTAACTTCGGAAGATCGCGGTTTTCTGACCTCACCACGGACAACAACAACGGGGGGTCGCCCCGACGCCATCCCCCTCGCATCAGCCGCGGCCGAGAGGTGACGGCCGATGCGAGGGCGACGACGACGGGGCTCAAGCGCGACCTGGATTCAGGAAAACCCCAGGAAAAACAGCTCGGTGAGCCCCTCCCGTCTTCGCCGTTGCGTCGG
This window harbors:
- the lptB gene encoding LPS export ABC transporter ATP-binding protein; translated protein: MALLEARGLVKSYGRRRVVDGVEFEVEPGEIVGLLGPNGAGKTTSFRMTCGMVEPDAGRVMLCGKEVTNWPMFRRAREGGMGYLAQESSVFRKLSVQNNLLGVMEMLGVNRRERRRRTEELMEQFGITKLRKSKAMSLSGGERRRLEIARCLVSDPKIILLDEPFTGIDPVTIDNIQGIVRDLRDRGISILITDHQVRETLEITDRSYVVRAGKILCHGHPQEVLSNPDAKRYYFGEGIELGAA
- a CDS encoding NIPSNAP family protein; translation: MTLHRLAFAPLLLLLATCCFAEDATKQVIQLRTYTLVDAEAEQRLDDYLENALLPALKRQGIGPVGVLTPAEAEAGQPPRVMLITPADSWAALLDAERRLDADTEYRQAAKDYLATPADKPLVKRITSELLIAFDAWPQTSVPEQKQAGKDRLFELRTYESPTEEFGRLKVEMFNSGEIPIFLDSGISPVFMGQAVVGDKLPNLTYLTVYDDADARDLAWKTFVEHADWQVLKEVKKYLGTVSKIHKSDWKAKSYSEL
- a CDS encoding J domain-containing protein: MLLAQHSWPDAVDFLGLAATFGLLVLAPAVGYVLLYLDYRAYLRSLRRALVVVRGYATSLPDWVIRDSPPCLAALGLSRGCTKADVLAAYRTKVKHLHPDAGGSRTEFARLQQHFEDAMTLVETIGG
- the lpxD gene encoding UDP-3-O-(3-hydroxymyristoyl)glucosamine N-acyltransferase, which produces MNHPSAATLGDLARLVNGRLVGDADTLISSVHPLDDAVPGCLTLADNDQRAKSLTDSPAAAAVAPADCDLGALPGILVDDVHQAFAAIVSHFRPARVREPISRHPRAVIADTATIDPTAQVLAGAVIGEDADVGPGVVIHSNTVVGAGCRIGAGTQLFANVTLYDDVTIGQRCLVHSGAVIGAHGFGYSQQDGSHVLSAQLGSVEIGDDVDVGAGATIDRGVYGPTRIGSGTKIDNLVQIAHNCQIGRHNLICSQVGIAGSTSTGDYVVMGGQVGVRDHVTIGDGAVLGAMAGVSNHVAAGARMLGAPAVPERVQKLQFAAIAKLPALRKEFRQLRQLVAEMQASLDDSTADQEPPASAERAA
- a CDS encoding LpxI family protein, giving the protein MSEVRVLAHKQRQTIGLIAAWGRYPLVIAEALKASGHRVCCAAVRRHAAPELRELCDHFQWVGAARIGQVVRCFRRHGVQTATMAGKIHKVEMYQPLAWLRYTPDWTTIKTFYPHFVSRTADQRDDTLLGAIVEAFAARGIQLAPATDFAEDLLVKPGLIAGAPLSPSRQADAEFGWKMAKEMGRLDVGQSVCVKDRSVIAVEAVEGTDLCIQRAGKLCPKGGFTVVKVAKPQQDMRFDVPTVGRKTLASMLAAGATTLVIEADKTILLDETDFRAFARQHQISVLAINSSTAAAAA
- a CDS encoding sigma-54 interaction domain-containing protein, which codes for MRSRLIVSVSKASMASAQLSPSIESLLAPPPDSPDSWVLGASPRITQIARHAEKAAEVQCTVLVTGETGTGKEVWARALHRLSRRRDKPLVPVNCAALTSTLAESQLFGHEKGAFTGAAGQSLGVFRAANGGVVFLDEVGEMPLELQPKLLRVLQESEVTPVGAAHPERINVQVIAATNRDLEVEVQEGRFREDLYYRLNMVELRVPPLRERVEDIPMFVRYFSQRFAARYGRDLWEPSEVELREFSEYSWPGNIRQLGHVIEQAYVLDCEPTLPNRRQGQTEAAALPFTDLNKLREVAVKQALRSTQGHKGRAAKLLGVHPNTMTRLLAQIKQNSRDQ